The Thermoflexus hugenholtzii JAD2 DNA window CGGCGGCGCCGGGCGCGCCGGGCCAGGGGATGCAGGCGGGGCCCCAGACCCAGCCACCGGATGACCCGGAACAGCGCCAGCACCTTCGGATCCATCAGCACAGGGTCCATCAGGACGATGGCGGAGAAGAGCTCTGGGCGCCGGACGGCAGCGACCATCGTGATCACCCCGCCCATGGAGTGGCCGATCCCGACCACCCCCCGCCACCCCCGGGCCTCAAAGGCGGCGATCAGGTCGTCCGCCAGGGTATACCAGGTCACCCCGCGTTCCGGCCGGGGCCGCTCCGGCCATAGTGGGCGGGGGAGGAGGCTCACCCCGTGGCCAACCTCCCCCAGGGCGCGCATGAACGGGCGATAGCAGGCGGGCGGGAACCCATTGGCCACCGCCAGATGGAGAAGAGGCCCTTCCCCTCCGAAATCCCGCAGAAGCCCGTCCTCCCTCATCCCAGCACTTCCTCCACGAAGGCGCGCACGAGGCGATCCCGCTCGGGGTGATGCCCCAGCACGATGGTGTAGTGGGTGGTGCCGGGGACCTCCACGACGCGGACCTGAGGGATCACCTCCCGAAGCAGACCCTCCTCGGCCTCGGTGAAGAAACGGTCGTGAGGCCCGAAGGTGCCCACGGGCGCTTTCAGGAGGAGGGCCGGGCAGCGAATCCGCCCGGCATACCCGCGCAGGCGTTCGTTCCAGATCGCCCCCAGCTCCGTGGCCTCCTGGGCCCCCAGCCGGGAGGGGAACTTCACCCGCACCCGGCCATCCGGCTCGCGGATCAACCCGGCCTCCAGGATCGGCATCAGGCGCTCGTCGAACGGCTGGAGGAAGGGCATCGAGCGGACCAGCTCCCGGAAGGCCTCCAGGGAGGGCAGCTCCTCCACGCGGGCGTTCAGCACCTGGTTCAGGGATTCGGAGAACGCCCGGGAGGGGAGCGGCCCTCCATCGAACAGGATCAGCCCTCGAACCCGGTGCGGGTGCGCTGCGGCGACGGCCAGGCTGAGCATCGCGCCCAGGGAGTGACCCATGAGCAGCGCCCCTTCCGGGGCCAGGGCCTCCAGCACCGCGGCGATATCCCGCAGGTGGGCCTCCAGGCCGTAGGCCTGGGGATCCGCGGGCTGCTCGCTCTCCCCCCGGCCCCGCAGGTCCATGCTCAGCACCCGGTAAGGGGGGTTCAGGGCCGGGATCAGCGGGAGGAACGTCTCCGCGTAACCTGTCAGGCCGTGAAGGGCCAGGATCGTCCCCTTCTCCCCCGGCCACTCCAGGACGCGCAGCCGCACCTCACCGGACACCCAGCACGTCCGCGGCGCTACGGTCATCGGTGCCTCCGTTATCCTGAATGGAGCCGTTCAAGGAAATCCGCGAAAGCCAACAGCTCCATCCGCAGAGCCTGCCACCAATGTGTCTCCTTCATAGTTCGATCCCGAATTCCTCGATCGCCTGGCGCAGGGAGTCGCTGGCCATGTCCCAGTCGATGAGATCCACCGGGCGCTCCCGGATGATGTCCTCCACGGCCGACCAGGCTTTCCAGAAATCCTGCGGGGGAAGGCCCTCCACAGCCAGGTCCACATCGGAGTCGGGGTCGAACCAGGCCGCGTGGGCCAGGGAGCCGAAGAGCCACACCCGCCGGGCCCCGA harbors:
- a CDS encoding alpha/beta fold hydrolase, with the protein product MREDGLLRDFGGEGPLLHLAVANGFPPACYRPFMRALGEVGHGVSLLPRPLWPERPRPERGVTWYTLADDLIAAFEARGWRGVVGIGHSMGGVITMVAAVRRPELFSAIVLMDPVLMDPKVLALFRVIRWLGLGPRLHPLARRARRRR
- a CDS encoding alpha/beta fold hydrolase, whose amino-acid sequence is MTVAPRTCWVSGEVRLRVLEWPGEKGTILALHGLTGYAETFLPLIPALNPPYRVLSMDLRGRGESEQPADPQAYGLEAHLRDIAAVLEALAPEGALLMGHSLGAMLSLAVAAAHPHRVRGLILFDGGPLPSRAFSESLNQVLNARVEELPSLEAFRELVRSMPFLQPFDERLMPILEAGLIREPDGRVRVKFPSRLGAQEATELGAIWNERLRGYAGRIRCPALLLKAPVGTFGPHDRFFTEAEEGLLREVIPQVRVVEVPGTTHYTIVLGHHPERDRLVRAFVEEVLG
- a CDS encoding nucleotidyltransferase family protein, with protein sequence MPTARELGPEGWKPYLEAARRRPRPTVAIDLEERARLLDRAREAARALKAQFGARRVWLFGSLAHAAWFDPDSDVDLAVEGLPPQDFWKAWSAVEDIIRERPVDLIDWDMASDSLRQAIEEFGIEL